In Terriglobia bacterium, the following proteins share a genomic window:
- a CDS encoding S41 family peptidase — protein MNSKSKYSILLISSVLVIYAIVGGMLGRVSAQNGSYQQLSIFTEVLSRIQNDYVDDPNVKTAVDGAIRGLLENVDPYGGYLSPRDVTFYKESTANPQKTPGIGVVMAKPARLGYPVIISTIPGGPAAKAGLNSGDIIESIDGMTTREMNLIQIDAMLSIPAGKPAALSVIRARRADPEPINVTREIVQSPPVEAKMLDNNIAYVKIPYITSGKAQEAKRQLDSLLKKGASSVILDLRYSAGGDDKEALAVANFFVDSGTLALLQGQKQAKQTFSADPKQGVTKAPVAVLVNQGTAGPAELIAGAIEDNHRGQVVGVKTFGVGSVQKLIPLDDGYALLLSTAKYFTPDGKEIQEMEPADSGIKPTIEVKQYSEEAIDLSGDSDVTPPATVTPKAPVKEEDRQLNKAIEILKDPSKITAAKKAA, from the coding sequence TTGAATTCGAAGAGTAAGTACTCGATTCTGCTGATCTCTTCGGTCCTCGTCATATACGCCATCGTCGGCGGCATGCTCGGGCGCGTCAGCGCGCAGAACGGATCGTACCAGCAGCTATCGATTTTCACAGAGGTCCTGAGCCGGATCCAGAACGACTACGTCGATGACCCGAATGTCAAAACCGCCGTCGACGGCGCTATTCGCGGTCTGCTCGAAAATGTCGATCCGTACGGCGGGTATCTCTCACCGAGGGATGTGACATTTTATAAGGAATCCACCGCCAACCCACAGAAAACACCGGGGATCGGTGTTGTTATGGCAAAGCCTGCGCGGCTCGGATATCCCGTCATCATATCGACGATTCCGGGTGGCCCGGCGGCTAAAGCCGGCCTGAACTCCGGCGATATCATCGAGTCCATCGACGGCATGACCACGCGCGAGATGAACCTCATTCAGATCGATGCCATGCTCTCCATTCCTGCCGGCAAACCCGCGGCGCTTTCCGTGATCAGAGCACGCCGGGCAGATCCGGAACCAATAAATGTCACTCGTGAAATCGTTCAATCGCCGCCGGTTGAAGCGAAGATGCTCGACAACAACATTGCGTACGTGAAGATCCCGTACATCACCTCAGGCAAGGCGCAGGAGGCAAAACGGCAACTGGATAGCCTGCTGAAGAAGGGGGCGAGCAGCGTGATCCTGGATCTCCGGTACTCTGCCGGTGGTGACGACAAGGAAGCTCTCGCAGTGGCGAATTTCTTCGTCGATTCCGGGACGCTGGCCTTGTTGCAGGGACAGAAACAGGCGAAGCAGACATTCTCGGCGGATCCGAAACAGGGTGTGACCAAAGCCCCCGTGGCGGTCCTCGTGAATCAGGGAACGGCCGGTCCGGCCGAACTGATTGCAGGCGCTATTGAAGACAATCATCGCGGCCAGGTCGTGGGAGTGAAAACGTTCGGCGTCGGTTCGGTTCAGAAGTTGATTCCGCTGGATGACGGCTATGCCCTGCTGTTGTCCACGGCGAAGTACTTCACGCCGGACGGAAAAGAAATTCAGGAGATGGAACCGGCGGACTCCGGCATCAAGCCCACAATTGAAGTCAAACAGTATTCCGAAGAGGCGATCGATCTGAGCGGCGACTCCGATGTCACGCCTCCCGCCACCGTGACTCCGAAAGCGCCGGTTAAGGAAGAAGACCGCCAGTTGAATAAGGCGATCGAGATTCTGAAGGATCCGAGCAAGATTACGGCAGC